In a genomic window of Nothobranchius furzeri strain GRZ-AD chromosome 14, NfurGRZ-RIMD1, whole genome shotgun sequence:
- the slc25a44a gene encoding solute carrier family 25 member 44a isoform X1, translated as MQRPLHIRHYGSCRAEALGALTGTMQQKGAIQIIEWEDLDKRKFYSLGVFMTLTTRATVYPASLIRTLLQVQKGKALYSGTFDAFCKILRAEGIRGLYRGFMINMFTLVAGQGYITTYELVRKYVSFHSPSNTVKSVVAGGAASLVAQTITVPIDVVSQHLMMQGQGEHLTRFKVKHKMMLATTKRRPTFGQTRDITVQIFAADGFRGFYRGYVASLLTYIPNSALWWPFYHFYAEQLSLLAPSQCPHLVLQAVAGPMAAATASTITNAMDVVRTRVQVEGRSSVTETFRQLLAEEGVWMMTKGLSARIISSLPTSVLIVVGYETLKRLSLRADLVESRHW; from the exons atgcagcgaccgcttcatatcag GCACTATGGAAGCTGCAGAGCTGAGGCTTTAGGGGCGCTGACCGGCACCATGCAGCAGAAAGGGGCCATCCAGATTATTGAATGGGAGGACCTGGACAAGAGGAAGTTCTACTCTTTGGGTGTGTTTATGACCCTGACCACCCGGGCCACCGTCTATCCAGCCAGCCTGATCCGTACCCTTTTGCAGGTTCAGAAGGGAAAGGCTTTGTACTCTGGCACCTTTGATGCTTTCTGCAAGATCCTGCGAGCGGAGGGGATAAGGGGCCTTTACCGCGGCTTCATGATCAATATGTTCACCCTGGTGGCTGGACAGGGCTACATCACCACCTATGAACTGGTGCGCAAGTATGTGTCCTTCCACTCTCCCAGTAACACGGTCAAGTCTGTGGTGGCGGGAGGAGCAGCCTCACTGGTGGCTCAAACCATCACTGTGCCCATAGATGTGGTGTCTCAGCACCTGATGATGCAAGGACAAGGTGAACACTTGACACGCTTCAAGGTCAAACACAAAATGATGCTCGCCACAACCAAACGGAGGCCGACCTTTGGGCAGACGAGGGACATAACGGTGCAAATCTTTGCGGCCGACGGCTTCAGGGGCTTTTACAGGGGCTACGTGGCGTCACTGCTCACGTACATCCCAAACAGCGCCCTCTGGTGGCCTTTCTATCATTTTTATGCAG AACAGCTGTCTTTATTGGCACCGAGCCAGTGTCCCCACCTGGTCCTGCAGGCGGTGGCAGGACCAATGGCAGCAGCTACTGCCTCCACCATCACCAACGCCATGGATGTGGTCCGTACCAGAGTCCAG GTGGAGGGGCGTTCATCTGTCACAGAGACCTTCAGGCAGCTGCTGGCCGAGGAAGGTGTCTGGATGATGACCAAAGGGCTGTCAGCTCGCATCATCTCGTCTCTGCCCACGTCGGTGCTCATCGTGGTTGGATATGAGACTCTGAAGAGGCTGAGCCTGCGGGCAGACCTGGTGGAGTCCAGACACTGGTGA
- the slc25a44a gene encoding solute carrier family 25 member 44a isoform X2: MQQKGAIQIIEWEDLDKRKFYSLGVFMTLTTRATVYPASLIRTLLQVQKGKALYSGTFDAFCKILRAEGIRGLYRGFMINMFTLVAGQGYITTYELVRKYVSFHSPSNTVKSVVAGGAASLVAQTITVPIDVVSQHLMMQGQGEHLTRFKVKHKMMLATTKRRPTFGQTRDITVQIFAADGFRGFYRGYVASLLTYIPNSALWWPFYHFYAEQLSLLAPSQCPHLVLQAVAGPMAAATASTITNAMDVVRTRVQVEGRSSVTETFRQLLAEEGVWMMTKGLSARIISSLPTSVLIVVGYETLKRLSLRADLVESRHW; the protein is encoded by the exons ATGCAGCAGAAAGGGGCCATCCAGATTATTGAATGGGAGGACCTGGACAAGAGGAAGTTCTACTCTTTGGGTGTGTTTATGACCCTGACCACCCGGGCCACCGTCTATCCAGCCAGCCTGATCCGTACCCTTTTGCAGGTTCAGAAGGGAAAGGCTTTGTACTCTGGCACCTTTGATGCTTTCTGCAAGATCCTGCGAGCGGAGGGGATAAGGGGCCTTTACCGCGGCTTCATGATCAATATGTTCACCCTGGTGGCTGGACAGGGCTACATCACCACCTATGAACTGGTGCGCAAGTATGTGTCCTTCCACTCTCCCAGTAACACGGTCAAGTCTGTGGTGGCGGGAGGAGCAGCCTCACTGGTGGCTCAAACCATCACTGTGCCCATAGATGTGGTGTCTCAGCACCTGATGATGCAAGGACAAGGTGAACACTTGACACGCTTCAAGGTCAAACACAAAATGATGCTCGCCACAACCAAACGGAGGCCGACCTTTGGGCAGACGAGGGACATAACGGTGCAAATCTTTGCGGCCGACGGCTTCAGGGGCTTTTACAGGGGCTACGTGGCGTCACTGCTCACGTACATCCCAAACAGCGCCCTCTGGTGGCCTTTCTATCATTTTTATGCAG AACAGCTGTCTTTATTGGCACCGAGCCAGTGTCCCCACCTGGTCCTGCAGGCGGTGGCAGGACCAATGGCAGCAGCTACTGCCTCCACCATCACCAACGCCATGGATGTGGTCCGTACCAGAGTCCAG GTGGAGGGGCGTTCATCTGTCACAGAGACCTTCAGGCAGCTGCTGGCCGAGGAAGGTGTCTGGATGATGACCAAAGGGCTGTCAGCTCGCATCATCTCGTCTCTGCCCACGTCGGTGCTCATCGTGGTTGGATATGAGACTCTGAAGAGGCTGAGCCTGCGGGCAGACCTGGTGGAGTCCAGACACTGGTGA